One Littorina saxatilis isolate snail1 linkage group LG12, US_GU_Lsax_2.0, whole genome shotgun sequence genomic region harbors:
- the LOC138982439 gene encoding actin-interacting protein 1-like → MPTITPKRTFAALPSAERGKPVRISGDPKGENFLYCNGQSVFIRNMQDPSKVDIYTEHAKPTTVARYSPSRFYIASTDIAGKVRIWDTVNPEHILKAEYPALGGAITDLDWSNDSQRIALCGNGRERFAHVFSMDTGTSVGTIEGHSKSINTVSYRPTRPFRIVSASEDCTVGFHEGPPFKFKRTQKFHTNFVNVARFSKNGEVVLSGGADGKLVKYDGKTLDESDPPEIGSPAHKGGIYEICFSPDDKQVLTVSGDKTAKIFDVESGSLVQDFVMGSKDWHDMQLGCLWQGGEIITINARGHIIYHSLETPQQPKRVIKGHMKPITALTVSADKTTVFTGGQEGIIWWDATTGNNDQFTGTGHTNEVTDMVVDGDNLISVGMDDFVRFSSISNRQFTGGEVKLDSQPKSVDCHNGVVVVASVQHLTVLDGNRKLSTMPVKSEALSLSIHPGGCTVAVGHKDSKVRVYSLQNGTLTEQRTVEMQGEVNVVAYSPDGAYLAVAADRRVSALSATDYKELSKAEPHTARVRCVAWSPDSSRFVTAALDSKIILWDDVNESYKERPSIKAHTMSHANKIAWLDANTVVTGGQDANVKQFTVSD, encoded by the exons GACCCATCCAAGGTGGATATCTACACGGAACATGCCAAGCCTACTACCGTTGCCCGATATTCACCTTCCAGGTTCTACATTGCTTCCACAG ATATTGCTGGCAAGGTGCGCATCTGGGACACGGTCAACCCAGAGCACATCTTGAAGGCAGAATACCCAGCTCTGGGTGGAGCTATCACTGACCTCGACTGGTCTAACGACAGCCAGCGTATCGCTCTCTGCGGAAATGGCCGTGAAAG GTTTGCCCATGTATTCTCCATGGACACTGGGACTTCCGTTGGCACCATTGAGGGCCACAGCAAGAGCATCAACACAGTCTCTTACCGCCCCACCCGTCCTTTCCGCATCGTCTCAGCCAGCGAGGACTGCACAGTCGGCTTTCATGAAGGCCCACCCTTCAAGTTCAAAAGGACACAGAAA TTCCACACCAACTTTGTCAATGTCGCAAGGTTCTCAAAGAACGGGGAGGTTGTGCTGTCAGGTGGAGCCGATGGGAAG CTCGTCAAATACGATGGCAAAACTCTAGATGAGAGTGACCCCCCTGAGATTGGGTCTCCAGCTCACAAAGGAGGTATTTATGAG ATCTGTTTTAGTCCTGACGACAAGCAGGTGTTGACAGTCTCTGGAGACAAGACTGCCAAGATCTTTGATGTAGAGTCTGGAAGCCTTGTCca GGATTTTGTGATGGGCAGCAAGGACTGGCATGACATGCAGCTAGGCTGTCTGTGGCAGGGCGGTGAGATCATCACCATCAACGCCCGCGGTCACATCATCTACCACAGCCTGGAGACTCCCCAGCAGCCCAAGAGGGTTATCAAG ggCCACATGAAACCCATCACAGCCCTGACAGTGTCAGCTGACAAGACCACCGTTTTCACTGGCGGTCAGGAGGGCATCA TCTGGTGGGATGCTACAACAGGAAACAATGACCAGTTTACTGGGACTGGACACACCAACGAAGTGACAGACATGGTGGTTGATGGAGATAATCTCATTTCTGTTGGTATGGACGACTTTGTGCGATTCAGCTCAATCTCTAATCGCCAGTTCAC TGGTGGGGAAGTGAAGCTGGACTCGCAGCCTAAGTCTGTAGATTGTCACAATGGAGTTGTTGTTGTGGCCTCTGTTCAGCAT CTGACAGTGTTGGATGGAAACCGTAAGCTGTCCACCATGCCAGTGAAGTCGGAGGCCCTCTCACTCAGCATTCACCCTGGTGGTTGCACTGTCGCTGTCGGACACAAG GACAGCAAAGTGAGAGTCTACTCTCTGCAAAACGGCACGCTGACAGAACAGAGGACGGTGGAAATGCAGGGAGAGGTGAACGTTGTTGCATACTCACCTGATGGAGCGTACCTGGCGGTAGCAGCTGACCGCCGTGTGTCTGCCCTGTCAGCCACAGATTATAAG GAACTGAGTAAGGCAGAGCCCCATACGGCAAGAGTGCGCTGCGTGGCCTGGTCACCCGACAGCTCTCGCTTCGTCACGGCCGCGTTGGACAGCAAAATCATCTTGTGGGATGATGTCAATGAATCCTACAAAGAGAGACCGTCTATCAAAG CCCACACCATGAGCCATGCCAACAAGATCGCCTGGCTTGACGCCAACACTGTGGTGACCGGTGGCCAGGACGCCAACGTCAAGCAGTTCACCGTGTCCGACTGA